GGCCGCCCGTCGGCGGCTCCTCGCGGGCGAGCGGCTCCACGGAGTCGGTGCTGTACCAGCAGGCCCTGGAGCGGGCGCGGCGGGCGACCCTCGCGGTGGAGGAGGCCGAGGATGTGCTCGACGATCACGACATCGATCTGCCGGACGAGATGTCCCGGCTGACGCTCGACCCCGGTGCCGGGGGGGAGTGACCGCCGGGGCGCCGGCCCCCGCTGACCGGGTCGCGGGCCCCGGACCCGGCGGCACACACCGTCGTCCCAGGGCCCGCCGGGCACCGGGCCCGCCGCTCAGGAGCGGGTGAAGATCCACTCGTGGTTGTTCTGGCTCTCCGGCGCGCAGGGCCAGATGAGGAGCTGACGCTCCGTCTCGCTGTTGCTGTAGGAGTCCAGGCACTGGTTGTTGCTGGCGAAGTTGCGAATCCAGTACTTCCCGTCCGCCTGCTTGTCGAGCCACCAGAGCTGGTTGTCCCCGGTGGTGCCGTTGCAGGGGTACTCCGTGACCATGGTCGCCTCGCCGACGCCGTGGTTGCCGGGCAGGTCCAGGCACATGCTGTCCATGACGTTGCGGATCTGGTACAGCGGCGCCCCGCCGGGCCCGGCGCTGTTGTAGCGCTTCTCCACATTCCAGAGCTGGTTGTCGCCGCTGGTGTTGTTGCAGGTGAAGTGGTGGACCTCGGTGTCCGGCCGGCCGCTGGAGTAGCCGGGGATGTCCACGCAGGTGCCGTTGGTGTTGTTCTTGATCAGCACCCGGGTGAGCGGCGGGGTGCGCACCGGCGCGGACTGTGCCACCCGCCGCCCCGCGCGCTTCTTCTGCGGGTCGGCCCCGGTGCGGGGCCGGGCCGCGGTCGGCTTGTCGTCCCGGGGCTCAGCTGCCGCCGTGCCCGGGTCCGTCTTCCCTGAGCCCGTCTTCCCCGGGTCCGCCTGCGGCTTCGGCGCGGCCTGCTCCGTCCGCTGCGACCGGGCCCTCTCCTCCGCGGCCTCCGCTTCCTTCGTCGCCCTGGCCCGTGAGGAGGAGGCCGAGGGCGCCGCCTCGGCGACGAAGGCGCCCGCGGGGTCGTCCTCGTCCCGCAGGATGTTCTCGGCTGCCCCGGTGCTGACGGCCTTCTTCTCCTCGTCCCTGCCGACCGCCATGACCAGCAGCGGGATAGCCACCAGGATGGCGCCCACCATGGCGGCACCGGCCAGTACCGGTTTGCCGGGGCGGCCCGGCGCGTCGTCGTCGGGTGCGGCCCCGTCGCCGCCGGGCCCGGCAGCCGCGGCGATACCCCGGCGGCCCTTCCACGCCCGCGCGCCACCCGCCGCCCGCACTCCGTCGGCCTTTCCAGCGGCGCCGTTCACACCGTCGGACCTCGTGCCCTCGGCCCGGGTGTCACCGGGCTTCGCATCCGCGGCTTGCGCGTCCGCGGTCGCCGCGTCACCCGCCTCCGCGCTTCCCGTTCCGGCGTCCTCGGCCTCGGACGCCCCGGCGCTCCCGCTCTGCGCCCCGGCGCCCCCGACGGCACCGGACCCGGTGTCCCGGGACGCCGGACTCCGGGTGGTCCCGGCGGCCCCGGCCGTTTCCCCGGCCCCGGCCGCCGGGACCTGCCCGCCCGTGCCCGGGGCCGAGCCGGTACCGCCCACGGGACCGGCGGTGACGGTCTCGGTCCCGGGCGCGGCAGCAGATCCGGCCTGCCGGGCGGAGGGCTCGCCCGATGCCTTGTGCTGGTCGGACATGTACGTCTCCTCTGGTCCCGGAGGCGCTGCCCCCGGGCGATACGGGTACGGGGATCTGAGGGATCGGATCCGTGCTCGGGTTCCGTGCTGGTCGTTCGGTCAGTGCTCGTTCCGGTCCGTGTCCCGCGGCTGCGGAGGGCCGGTCGGTGCGGGCACGGAGTCCGGTGCGGTCGCGGCCGGGACGGTCGACTGCACCGGCATCGGCACGGGCACCGGTACCGGCGCCAGCGGCCCCGCCGCCCGCAGATGCCCGGCGAGCCGGGCCCGGTCGGCGCCGTCGCGGCCGTTCAACGCGCGGGCCAGCGCGGCGTGCAGAAGCTGCCGCCCGGAGGGTGTGAGGGTGCCGAGCACCACCTCGTGCACCAGTTCCGGGAGCCGGTAGTGCCCGGCGAGCGGATCGCCGCGGTCCGGGTGCCAGACCAGCAGTCCGGCGGTGACGGCGTCGTCGACCAGCGCGGGCAGCCGCTCGGGAACCATCCCCGGGACCCCGGCGAGCAGCCCGAGGTCCAGCCGCCCGCCGTCGACGGCGGTATGGGTGAGGACGGAACGGGCCTCCGGCGGCAGCCCGGCCAGCCGGTCGTGGACGATGGTGCCCACCGCCGTCGGCACGCGGGCACCGGGCCCGGTGCGCCGGCCCGGCGCCAGCCTCAGCAACTCCGCGAGCACGAACGGATTGCCCGCCGCGCGCCGGTGCAGGGCCTCGGCCTCGGCGGGGTCCTCCCCGCGTGCCGTGAGCAGCCCGGCCACGTCGTCGGCGGCCAGCGGCTCCAGGTGCAGCCAGATGGTGCCGCGCCGGGCGAGATCGGCGAGCAACCCGCTGACCTGCGGTGCCCCGCTGTCGCGCAGCGCGCACACCAGGGCCGCCGGGGTGTCCCGCAGCAGCCCGGCGAGCCGTTGCAGCCGTGCGCAGCCCTCCGGGGCGACCCCGTCCAGGTCGTCCAGGAGACACAGCACGGGTGCCCGGCCCAGTTCACGGGCGAGCGCTTCCACCGGGTCCGGGTCCGGGGCCGCTCGGGCGTCGTACGCCGCTGCTGGTGCGCCGGGGCGGCCGTTTCCCCCGGACTCCCGTCCCCTCAGCGCGTCCAGCAGCCGGACCACCGGGCACGACGGCACCGCGCCGTGGCCTGCGGAGCCCGGACGGCCGCCGGGTACGCGGACCACGGACAGCCCGGAGTCGGCCGCCCGCGCCGCCAGTTCGGTCAGCAGCCGGGTCTTGCCGGAGCCCGCCTCACCAAGGACCACCGCCCACTGGGAGCCGCCCGCGGCGACCGTCCGGAGCACCCCGTCGAGCTGCGCGGTCTCCTCGGCCCGTCCCACCAGGGGGAGTTCGGCGGACGCCTGCGGTGACGCGGCGGCGGTGGCCAGCCGGTGCGGGCCCG
The nucleotide sequence above comes from Streptomyces clavuligerus. Encoded proteins:
- a CDS encoding RICIN domain-containing protein, whose product is MSDQHKASGEPSARQAGSAAAPGTETVTAGPVGGTGSAPGTGGQVPAAGAGETAGAAGTTRSPASRDTGSGAVGGAGAQSGSAGASEAEDAGTGSAEAGDAATADAQAADAKPGDTRAEGTRSDGVNGAAGKADGVRAAGGARAWKGRRGIAAAAGPGGDGAAPDDDAPGRPGKPVLAGAAMVGAILVAIPLLVMAVGRDEEKKAVSTGAAENILRDEDDPAGAFVAEAAPSASSSRARATKEAEAAEERARSQRTEQAAPKPQADPGKTGSGKTDPGTAAAEPRDDKPTAARPRTGADPQKKRAGRRVAQSAPVRTPPLTRVLIKNNTNGTCVDIPGYSSGRPDTEVHHFTCNNTSGDNQLWNVEKRYNSAGPGGAPLYQIRNVMDSMCLDLPGNHGVGEATMVTEYPCNGTTGDNQLWWLDKQADGKYWIRNFASNNQCLDSYSNSETERQLLIWPCAPESQNNHEWIFTRS
- a CDS encoding BREX system ATP-binding domain-containing protein, producing MRRVLPWTAQQEVVRISMGTVDTQDSSLMWFSLLGPVEVSRGATTLDLGPRQRRVLLTRLLIQDGRPVSLGEICRDLWESDQPTAAASSVRAHVSRLRSALDPGRQGRSAVLVSSRAGYALHVPREARDTAVFEESVVAARAALHEGRLDRARRRIDRALGLWRGPALGEAADHAFALREKTRLNAALQDARELQVTILIKQADTDRAVPVATRLTVDAPLRETSWALLMRALYAAGRPVESLRQYERFRSMLARELGLDPSPGLRDLHTAVLRHDTGILGPVLGAPGPHRLATAAASPQASAELPLVGRAEETAQLDGVLRTVAAGGSQWAVVLGEAGSGKTRLLTELAARAADSGLSVVRVPGGRPGSAGHGAVPSCPVVRLLDALRGRESGGNGRPGAPAAAYDARAAPDPDPVEALARELGRAPVLCLLDDLDGVAPEGCARLQRLAGLLRDTPAALVCALRDSGAPQVSGLLADLARRGTIWLHLEPLAADDVAGLLTARGEDPAEAEALHRRAAGNPFVLAELLRLAPGRRTGPGARVPTAVGTIVHDRLAGLPPEARSVLTHTAVDGGRLDLGLLAGVPGMVPERLPALVDDAVTAGLLVWHPDRGDPLAGHYRLPELVHEVVLGTLTPSGRQLLHAALARALNGRDGADRARLAGHLRAAGPLAPVPVPVPMPVQSTVPAATAPDSVPAPTGPPQPRDTDRNEH